The following nucleotide sequence is from Chelmon rostratus isolate fCheRos1 chromosome 11, fCheRos1.pri, whole genome shotgun sequence.
TCAAAACTAACATTTTAAGCATCTTTATGTATGTACCTGGATAATGTGTCAAAATAAATTTCAAATGTGCTATTCAATTAAacttgccaaaaaaaaaaaaaaaaaaactttttggaGACTAATGTAATGGTGTCATCACCAGGTTGCACAACAGTTCAATATTTAGAGGCTTTAAAACATGATTAGAGCACATTTGattaatgtaaatgttgtaATCCTGTTTGAGAGGCACAGACTCAACAGGAGATCTGTGAGCTGAACTTTGAAGTttacaaatatgaaaaacagaaatgctgagctgctgttttttgcCGTTTCTCGTTCCATAAACATCCAAATTACAGTTAAATTCTGAAACGTCAAAGTTCCTTTGATTTGAAAGTGAAACCTGTGCTTGATTTGTTTTGGACCTCTTAGAAATCCATTTTGGAGATGAGTGTCCATCTTGTATATGTTCCTATACCTGCAACTCACAAAGAGTTAACCATCGTGGTGACTGGTGGGAGTACATCTCTTTGACCCTTTGTCAGGACTGTAAGTGTGGGTACGGGTGCAGATCCTGCTGCTTCACCACATCTGAGTTCTTCATTTTGGACAAACATAAGAAATCCTGTTCAGCTCTCATTAAGAAAGTGCTTTTCACCATGTTCTTAAATTTTATTTAAGGGAATTAATAATTAACAAAAGTATAAAACAAGTATAGGAAGACAAAATGGTTAAAAgtatgacagacagacaacgATAACACAGTGTGAGAGATCATTGAAATGGTTTAGTTTAGGCAGCGGAGGGGCAGTCTGGATTTCTGAGGCGATGGTGCAACTTCGCTTTCTGGCGCTTTTGACCTGGAAGGGATCTTCGTCTCCTTCTTGCCCCCCTTCTTTTGCTGGAAAAGAGAAATTACAAGAATACAGAATCACTGTCATCAACACACAGTAAAAGTTGGACGAGCATTAGCCAACATTCATGTTAAATGACGGTTTCACCCGTAGCTAGGTCCTGCAGTGGCTGCATTGATCTACTGAGCCCTCTTACAGGTGACACGTTCTGACCCAGAGTCTGCCTGCAGCTCTCGGCTCTGCAGCATGTCGACACTCTGCCTGCTGAGGTTAAACTGCAGGGCCTGGTCCAACTGGCCGGCCACAGCCAGCTCCGGCAGTTCAAACCGCCATCACTGTATGACTAGTTCCACTAGTGTTACCAATAGCAACCAATTAGCAACCGAACTGGTATGACACACTTATCTTGCTCTGAAAGAACCCGTCACTATGCTAACGGTTAGCCGTCACGCCAAAGACAAAGTCGGCCTTTTCTACAGAGCTCCAGGAAGTTTACTCCCTCCTTCGTTAAGTGCCTGCCAATGAAAACACTGCGTTCATTATGTCCAGGGTGTTGAAAGCTCAATTGCTAAATAATTGTGCCCCATTGAAAACAGCTATGGTGCAAGCAAGCGGTACACTTCTGGTACCACCAAATGAACCTGTTAAACAAATTAGCATACCACACAAATTCAATTAATTCTCTGTTGCTTGCAAGTGATTAGAAATCTTAGTATCTTAAAGATTGATGTAAATACCAATATCTCtctgtctatatatatatatatatatatatatatatatatatatatatatatatatatatatatatgtctatatatatatatatatatatatacacacacacacacacatatacatatatatttgtgtgtgtgtgtgtgtgtgtatatatatatatgtgtgtatatatgtccCTTTGTAAAGCTTCCAGACATTTTCAGCCCTGATTATGTGTGTGCCGCTCACCTTGAAGAAGGGAAGGCGGTTGCTCTCGTTGAAGACGAGGTTCTCGTCGATGAAGGAAGGTTCTGTGGCCACGCTTTCGTTACAAGTACTCAGCTCGTCCTCCTGAGAGTCCTACACTCGAAGCAGAGGAACAAGGTGGAAATGGAGCAGAGGTTAATGAGGGTTTATGTTAATTTGGCATTATTCTAGCCAGCGGGTAGCATTTTGAGTTCAGCTCATGCAAAAAAGTGTAAATAAGTGTACATGACCGGAAACAGGGATTGAACCAACGACACTGAGGTGTATGAGCCAGAAATAAGAGGGACAGTGTCTGTCGCTGCCTTCTGGAGAACAAAATGAAGTGAACGTACGAGGTCAACCTGGctgtgtctgtcctcctcctccagctcctcctcctcctccagggcagcatgcagctcctcctgctgcctcctcagGCTCTCCAGCAGCTCGCAGCGGCTCCGCGACTTCATCAGCTGCCTCGGATACACGAACTCCCGACGCTGAGGGGTtgcacctgaaggcagcagaagaACTGTTTTGTGACCTGGACAGGTAAAGGACTCAAAAGCACAAGGCTTGAAAAGATttcactcacactctctcacacacacacacacacacacacacacacacacacacacacacacacacacacactaaaatcaGTGAGAGACACACAATGAGGCAGCCAGGTTAAATCATGTACCGGTGGGAAcgtcctgctgcagctcttcctgCAGGAAGTTGTGGACCAGCTGTTGGCTATTCTCCATGTGGTCCTGGAGCTCAGCCAAGTTCTGGTCCAGGACAGTCCTGTCCAGGGAGGTCTGGTTCTGCACGCCCATCAGagccccctccacctcctcctgccgACCGGACAGCTCCTCCTCGGCCGTGCGGAGCTGTTCAGTGCATCGCGTCTCGACGTTCTGGGAAGAAGGATGAAGGATTAGAGAACAGAAACCTGAAAACCAGCAGGTAcgaataaaagtaaaaagacaaaagaggcCATTTTCACCTGATGGAGCGTCTCCACTTCAGCGGAAATAAGCCCCATCAAGGATAGATGTTCCCGGGCTTGAGTCTCGGCCTGCTCCTTGACTCTGGAGCTCCACTGGAAGTCACGTTCGAccagacctgcagccacagatCGACAGCATGGGCGATCACGTAAACTGACCGTACGGCACGCGTTTAAATGATAACTGAAGAGGTGATGAGTTTACCCGACACGGAGCTGTGGATGTGGGAGCAGCAGCCCGTCATCTCCTCCAGCGCCTGCTGGCTCTCGTCGGCCGACAGACGCAGGGAGGAGGccaaagaggaggaagtggaggagaggaggtccGCCTGGGCCGAGGCCTGATGCTCCACTGCGCAGCAACCGCTGCACACAGGGAGACGAGAGGTGGTGATGATTTGTTTAATTCAAAACTTTTCTAGATTTCTGACAAGCACTTGTGTGAATGAAAACCGTTCACAGAGACTCACCTGCTGAGGTTCTCCTGCAGGATCTGTAGAGGTTTCTGCAGGGATTTGGAGGCAGAGCGCAGATCAGTGTAGTCCCTCTGGGCCTCCATGGTGAGCAGGTTGAGCTGGTTCTGCAGGCACTGGATGGTCTGCTTCATACCCTGACAGAAGGAAGCACAGTCTtttattgggggggggggggggcagctgtggcctggagaagcagcttgtgaccggagggttGCCGGTTCGAtttcccccaccggactggcagagaaacttgggtgtggtggagtatcccctccccctcttcaTTGGCTGATgcgcccttgagcaaggcacttaaccccccatatgctccccgggcgcctgatgcggcagcccactgctcctgtgtgttcactgcatggtgcatgtgtgtgtttacagtgatgggtgaaatacagagaataatttcccagttttggattaataaagtaaataaaattaaaatgtgacaatattTACTGTGACAAAATGCACGACTATATTAAACATCAGATAGCTGCTGCCTGAAAATATCTATTAACAGTTCATTTGTTTATGATTCTTTGCTGAACAGTTTtaacattcagtttatttttaaagctgcttaaTTTAATTGTATTCACGTGGTTATGTCATTTATATTTTGCAGATGAGACATCAGGAAGCCATTTAGGAAAAGCTGAGatgagaaaaatgctgtttcagagtAACGGTGGCAGAAACGGAGAGAAAACTGTTGAATCGTCATCGTGTCAAATGAAAGTCAGCTCAGACTGAGGGGCTTCGCTCTCGTCGTCCAATCAAACAggacagaagctgcaggaggGATCGTCTCCATCACGTCTCACAGCTCTTACCGTCTGGTGCCTCTCCTGCGCCTGTCTGACCTCGTCCTCCAGCTTGTCATGCTCAGCCTGCAGTGAGCTCAGACCCTCCACGGCGGCCAGTCGCAGCCCGGCCAGCTGCTGAACCAAGCCGTTGAAGAACGCTCCCACCTCCTTCATCGCCTCCACCTGAGAGGAGGAGCCGATGAAAATGATCAGGACGATGAGGTTTAGCGCAGGCGCACGTGCTGGAAGACAGAACGCAGATATTGACCGACCTTGTCCGCCAGAGCTCGCTGCGTCTCCACTGTGGCTCTCAGGCCGTCTTTGAGCTGCTGGACAGCCGACAGCCCCATCAGAGTCCGAGACACCAGGACGTCCTCCATGTCCTGCCGATGCTCCTcctacagacacaaacacaaagctgtcGAACGTGTTCTCCACCCACGACGCTAAAAGTCTGAGGGAAACTGATGCTGTACATCAGACGGCAGCTCGCAGAGGTTCTGTCCTcaccagcagctgcatcagGCTCTCCTTGTCCTGCGCACACagcgcctcctgctgctgcactttgtCCCGACAGCGGCCGACGCCCTCGGCCACCAGCTTCCCGACTCCACCGGCGAAGGACTCCATGGTGGTTAGAGCCCCCTTCAGCGCCACCTGATTCATCACGAGCAAACCGTCTGCTCAGGAAAAAGGGCGAAGAGGCAGAATTAGAGAGTCAGACTCTTTTATTTATCCAGAAACTGTGAAATATGAGTCAACCTTTGCGATTCCACTTCATTCATTCTGCAGCAGTGTGAGCAGTGCTGCAAACCTTTCACGGTACAGTAACTCATGTGTTGTGATGACTTCAGCATGCAGTTAAACCACCAGTCATAATTTTGTTGTAATAAAAACTCCTCTTGCTGTCATTTGCTGCTGGAGTTTTTCACCACTTTTAAAGGCGAACCAGCTTTAAAAGCGACGCGTTCCTTTTAAAAATAAGAGCTGTGCGGTGCATCAAAGCTGCACCGATGTGCAGACGGGTTCGTGTGGATCAGAAAAGTGTTAAATGTGAGAGCAGAATTCGGCGTGGGGGCTGAATGAGAGCTGAGCCGCGGCTCTCTGGTCTTACCGATGGCCTGTGAGTAGCTGCTCAGCATGTCGTGCTGtttgctctcctgctgctgaaggCGGCGCTGCATGGTGCTGAACGCTCCATCCATCCGCTGAGCAAAGCTCTGCTGGATCTGCCTGTtgtgctgctccacctgcagttTCAATCAAGCGCATTTGTTTGAGTGTTGATGAAACTGCCGTAAAGTCAGCGGTGGACACAGACCTGGTCAGACGATTCAGGTCATATTTATCTGCTTTTGTTCccacaaagtcatttttcaaggaAGTTTAAACACGATGTCACAAGAAAACATCAGACACATCCACATCCATGACAGATGAGTTAACATGAGTGCACAttagtattagcattagctgtcagatacattgattgattgaacagcagctgttactgtgAATTATGAGACAATGCAAAACGCTAAAACCTTCTGTAACAGTACCAGAAGTacagaaaaagcacagattTAAGCGTCACTGCTCATGAACtcaacttttcatttgcaaGAGGAAGCTGCCAAACACTATTTCCTGTTTCTCAAATTGTGACGATTAACTCATTTTCAGTCTTATATCATTGAAGTTGAATATCTTCAACTTTCGGAGGGACAAAACGAGACCTCTCAAGCTTCCTGAGCTacaaagttttgctttttggcattttttggaTAATCCAATGGGAATTTAAGCAGAATTTACATATACATTTAAATTAAGTTTATGAAGCAGGAGAAATTCCCCAACTGTTTTCCACTTCAtctgaagaataaaaaaaaataaaatcagcaaatcTAGAAATCAGTGGTTTTCACTTGACAGCGAGTGGtctgacctttttcttcctgtccagCTTGTCGTGGAGACCCGACACGTCAGCGGTGCTCACATCCACAGTGCTCAGCAGCTGGACAAggacagaaatataaaaaggtTCTCAGCAAACATCATTcaccagaaacacaaagaatgaACAGAGACGTCGTACGGCGGTGCTGATCACACTGATtagttcatgtttgttttatttcaaacaggataaaaatattttctgaaacagaagtttggaaaaaaaaaaacaggacggTGCATTTTAAGGGACACTATTAATAGTGTGGAAAGTACGTGTAGAAAAAGGAACAAATtatagaaaaagagaaggaaaataaGCAAATGATAACCGAACCAGCCAACATCTAAATATAACTGACACACGAGTTCATAGCTCAGTGTTCGGGAGCATCAGTGCAGCTGCTCTGTACCTGTCCTGCTGTGCTGTACAGGCTCTCCTGGGCTGAGCTGAGCTCCGAGCAGACGAACTCCTCCTGACTCAGCTTCTCTTTGGTCTGCTGCAGGTCCTGGCAGGTCTCCTCCAGCCTgaaatcaacacacacatttactcaagtattgtactgAGGTACAAAGCTAAGGCATcttcatacttctactccaccacatctcagaggaagACATTGTACTtaatactccactacatttgtctaaaagctttagttactttcagattccttcctgtgTCGATGTTGAATGAaagttttctttcatctctcgaaaaaaattctccttcttcagctaaataaactttttaaaaagcctcttggatcacCTGGAAACgcatcgtcacagagctgaaaacaggctgtttttctgagatacgaggttctcacaggacagccaggctacaaacatatgatttacgatgcatcgctgtagattgCTTGTTGTTAAAGgcaggttttgaatgcaggacttagTGTATTAATAcgttgaacgtggcggtgctgtttggattgtgtaggagcagtgtgaactggcactagggggggtgactcggggacgccggagttcaccgccaaacctcctggaggtgtagtgggactaagtaggcgaaacaccgttgaagggaggtatccacctgatgacccccagagacgtgttaggaatcactgctctttggcaggtatagaggcagattagagctccacggttcttcactgagaatgaatcctctttttgagcacaagtatcttgtgtttaaattaactaaaaggataacttttgtttttttacaacctggaccttatttgtagcattaaatacgcccatttactcacccagacaacttcggtggcatttggagtcgttttgaagaaattagccccagaggagcggcgcgtatatccgtataatgcgagtactcggggcatccatgcgcagcctctatataacgcataatctgcagaaactcgttcatattccaatatttagttctgatatgctggtgctattcccctctgaggccgtggtggcatgttatcaacatcctacctctgacgtggatgacgtcattaccgaactgcgagcagccagccacaacacggctgactctgcggcggtcggctacgaatacgcaataaccaaccatagctgtgccaaactacagctaaactagccgaccgccggctcagaggggaacagcaccaacatatcagaactaaatattcgtatttaatgctacaaataaggtccaggttgtaaaaaacaaaagttatcatttaatttaaggatctgagtacttcctccactgAAATCCCTGATAAAGAAttgactgattgactgatttcGTTGGATTGGCAGCACTGATCTGCTTCCACCTGCGGACTCATTTCAAATGTTGGAGGATGTGCGAACGTGTCGAGTAAAAACAATCActcacctctgctgcttctcgTCCAGGTCTACGGTACACTGCTCCAGTCTGGTTTTACTGTCCGTGAACAGCTCGGTCACCTGCGGAGAGGAACTCAGCGTGAGGACGGCCGGTGCATGCGGAAACAACAGCAGCTATGACACGAACATGATGCTGCGATGATAATATGGAtgtcataaaacacaaaaacaaatccggcagcagctgaatggaaatgTGATCGTAACTTTGAGTAGCAGCTGTAGTTAGTTTCATAACAGACGCTGAACTTCTGCAACTCGACACTGTCATGATTGAATATGAGCGACAGTAAGACACCTACGACAGACCGAACGCTTCACGCATGAACACACTGATACATGACAGAAATCTCCATCTTTGAGTCAAAGTGTGATCGTGTCATACATCATCTGTTCTGAACAGTAACCACAGTCTCAAGCAAGCATGTCAGGAGGTGTTCGACCACACGGCTGCTTCAATGGCGAGAGCCGCCTTCCTGACACTGACCATTAATCTGGCTTCACCTCCGGCTCCTCGATCACTAGACTCTCATCTTTCACCGTGACAACAGATAGCGAGGGATCATTATATACAGGCAGAGGTGTAACTCGACTAAAGATTCATTTCTTTATTGATCAATCTGCCAATCAAGAAGCCTATGAAATGTTCAAtttacagcaaatgtttgactgaaaaaattaattatcaaaataacgTATTTTCCGGACTATGAGGAGCACCTAAAagtctttaattttctcaaaaaccgacagtgcgcgttataatccgatgcgccttttatatggatcaatattggttaattatggctatcgtagtcagggggtgtggccgaagtaacagcggtattccactctcatccttttactggcgcgtgcagtcagctgtcagcctgaataataaaatgactgtttcacagaacaatgaaaaaatatgaatatatgctaaataatcggcaattaaaatattaatcaaacgtggttaatgtgatttctgctgctgaacatcagcgcacagcgtctgcacatcagcgctgtgcggcttcacctgcatctttacgcaggatcagctgtcatctgtgagcgcgcgcgatgtttgtttcaaaacgaacaatctaaaataaaatacattttaattaaatgctcattaattaatttcaagagccgcatcagagggatgaaacaGCCgccggagccgcgggttgccgacccctgatctagtggatgcataacggAACCCCACGGTACTTTCTATGCGCCTCATAATGCGGTGCGccttatatatgaaaaaagttttaaaataggccgTTCATAATCCGGTGggccttatagtgcggaaaatacgggaatttaattttctgttacaaacaacatttaaactTCCTCACAGCCGCAGCAACAACCCGCAGGCGTCAAACTGAGACTTTAAA
It contains:
- the kif11 gene encoding kinesin-like protein KIF11, with the protein product MASHNLSGVKRDEKGRNIQVVVRCRPFNTMERKSSYGVIDCEPNRKEVMVKTGGMNDKASRKTYTFDMVFGPAAKQIEVYRSVVCPILDEVIMGYNCTVFAYGQTGTGKTFTMEGERSPNEQFTWEEDPLAGIIPRTLHQIFEKLSENGTEFSVKVSLLEIYNEELFDLLSPSEDVNERLQLFDDPRNKRGVVVKGLEEVTVHNKDEVYQILERGAAKRRTASTLMNAYSSRSHSVFSVTIHMKEITLDGEELVKIGKLNLVDLAGSENIGRSGAVDKRAREAGNINQSLLTLGRVITALVEKRPHVPYRESKLTRILQDSLGGRTKTSIIATVSPSSSNLEETLSTLEYASRAKNIMNKPEVNQKLTKRTLIKEYTEEIERLKRDLAATRDKNGVYLSAENYESMMGQIAAHEEHTVEYTDRIAAMEEELKKVTELFTDSKTRLEQCTVDLDEKQQRLEETCQDLQQTKEKLSQEEFVCSELSSAQESLYSTAGQLLSTVDVSTADVSGLHDKLDRKKKVEQHNRQIQQSFAQRMDGAFSTMQRRLQQQESKQHDMLSSYSQAIDGLLVMNQVALKGALTTMESFAGGVGKLVAEGVGRCRDKVQQQEALCAQDKESLMQLLEEHRQDMEDVLVSRTLMGLSAVQQLKDGLRATVETQRALADKVEAMKEVGAFFNGLVQQLAGLRLAAVEGLSSLQAEHDKLEDEVRQAQERHQTGMKQTIQCLQNQLNLLTMEAQRDYTDLRSASKSLQKPLQILQENLSSGCCAVEHQASAQADLLSSTSSSLASSLRLSADESQQALEEMTGCCSHIHSSVSGLVERDFQWSSRVKEQAETQAREHLSLMGLISAEVETLHQNVETRCTEQLRTAEEELSGRQEEVEGALMGVQNQTSLDRTVLDQNLAELQDHMENSQQLVHNFLQEELQQDVPTGATPQRREFVYPRQLMKSRSRCELLESLRRQQEELHAALEEEEELEEEDRHSQVDLDSQEDELSTCNESVATEPSFIDENLVFNESNRLPFFKQKKGGKKETKIPSRSKAPESEVAPSPQKSRLPLRCLN